One window of the Rhipicephalus sanguineus isolate Rsan-2018 chromosome 4, BIME_Rsan_1.4, whole genome shotgun sequence genome contains the following:
- the LOC119389881 gene encoding protein D3: protein MQFVQQISGLFLLVTSLCCDSIRAQDSSNMTNMTNMTSMTNMTNATMVESPMPAQMPMNMTQPQQQPPTSIWTTEELVTDLSLPGVPNATLDVRYNGSLQVTLGNKLTPQQASTAPTVCLRNVSVDCEPPFALLMVDPDATSRQNPQFRSWLHWIVVNVNATEKLHEGDQAVPYNGPAPPKGSGPHRYVFLLYCQRGRRLQGSELAPEKRNNFNLAEFVNKTELGPPLAGNFFFAENP from the coding sequence ATGCAGTTCGTCCAGCAGATTTCGGGCCTGTTTCTTCTGGTGACGTCGCTGTGCTGCGACAGCATTCGAGCGCAGGACTCATCGAACATGACGAACATGACCAACATGACGAGCATGACTAACATGACGAACGCGACGATGGTTGAATCGCCGATGCCCGCCCAAATGCCGATGAACATGACACAACCACAACAGCAACCGCCGACGTCCATCTGGACGACCGAGGAACTGGTCACTGACCTCTCGCTGCCCGGCGTGCCGAATGCGACGCTCGACGTCAGGTACAACGGGTCGCTCCAGGTGACGCTGGGCAACAAGCTCACGCCCCAGCAGGCCAGTACAGCGCCTACCGTGTGCCTGAGAAACGTCAGCGTCGACTGCGAGCCGCCGTTCGCGCTGCTCATGGTGGACCCGGACGCGACGAGCCGTCAGAACCCGCAGTTCCGCAGCTGGCTCCACTGGATCGTGGTCAacgtcaacgccaccgaaaagCTCCACGAGGGCGACCAGGCGGTGCCGTACAACGGACCCGCGCCGCCCAAGGGTTCGGGACCTCACCGGTACGTCTTCCTGCTGTACTGCCAGCGCGGCAGGCGACTCCAGGGATCCGAGTTGGCGCCCGAGAAGCGAAACAACTTCAACCTCGCCGAATTCGTCAACAAGACGGAGCTCGGGCCGCCACTGGCCGGAAACTTCTTTTTCGCCGAGAATCCGTAG